In Cicer arietinum cultivar CDC Frontier isolate Library 1 chromosome 7, Cicar.CDCFrontier_v2.0, whole genome shotgun sequence, the genomic window ctattctcttttttccttttcttttatcTTTCTTTCCTCTCACTTTAGCTCTTAAACCAAACAAATCTTAAGGGTATTCTTGAAAGTTGGGTTTTGAAAGGAAAGGTAGAGGAAGacttatattaaatattatatgattaTCTATCatgtatttcttttaaatttttcaaaacatcaaatatatattaagattTAATTAAGCTTTCCAAAATATTCTCATTCAAAACATGATTTAAaattcacattaaaaaataatgtattgcAACTTAAAATGTAATATCAACTATAGATTTACTATAAACTCATGGGTTAAATAAGATTGAGTCATACATGTACCCTAAATATGAGGTTTTTGATATAaatatcctcttttttttttttaattttaataccaGATTGCCCCACTtccaaaaaataatactaaaatgCTCTACTTTTTAGCCCTAGTTGCAGATCGCAATCTGGGGATACGACCtcctaaagaaaaaaattttcaACCTCActagatggtcgcatcctggggatgcgacctcctactagcttcattctttttttggttgaattttgttatttattattgggtatattatattcattattattaaatattttaaaaacaattataacattaaaaaatacaaaatattattataaataataaaaataattaatttaataatattatataacttttaataattattataataaaaataataataataataattttaataataataaatgaacaaactcaacatgtccaCAATGTCTACAATGTCTCTCAACAACTTCATCACGAATCTCTCCCAACAAGTCCACAATGTGATCTTCCACTTAGTGTCCATTATAATATCAATGAGAAAGAATTAGGTGATTATAGTGAAGATAATGAAATATACTTCGATGAATCATTTCGTGATTCTGACGATGGTGATGAAGATATGGAAGCAGAAGATCAACTTATCCCACCTGTATTCGATCCACCATTCCACATGAAGAACATCAatcttattattaaaattattagtattattattattattaaaattattattattattatttttattattataataattattaaaagttatataatattattaaattaattatttttattatttataataatattttgtattttttaatgttataattatttttaaaatatttaataataataaatataatatacccaataataaataacaaaattcaacaaaaaaaaatgaagctaGTAGGAGGTCacatccccaggatgcgaccatctagtgaggttaaaattttttttcttcaggaggtcgcatccccagttTGCGATCTGCAGCTGGAGCTAAAAAATAggacattttgatattattttttagaagtgGAGCaatctaatattaaaattaaaaaaaaagatatttatatCAAAAACCCCAAAATATGCATCTTAAGCACTCCACAAATAGTACTTATGTCttaaaaaacagtttttaacTTTATGAGAAATGCAATGCACAATTTATAGTATAAAGCTTCTATCTTTAATTAGTACACTAACAGCTAGCTACCATAAAGACACATGTCGGTATTTCTCAATTAGATTTTAgagtttattaaattttaaattttcattgtttagtttattcagcgatttattcagcgatttattattcatctgccaatcatatcatttaaaacaaaatacaactcaaaagtatcaatcatctgccaatcatatcatttaaaacaaaatacaactcaaaagtatcaatcatctgccaaagacatataatctgaattattttctaaatctaaagaaCCCCAATGTTGTAGACGTCCTGCATAAGCGATAGCCCATGATGTAGACTCATCGCTACGATGCTTCTTCCAATGCCATGCAAGTGGTGGTAACGGACATGcagatttcaatttaacttgaacccaatgattttcgttaacaaaaccaatgctgataacacgatcacgtgacaaatctccattatgtgcacccctcaatgggaaaaaagtcaaacaaaaagtttttgctaatgtaacaagaacgagattatattttgttgctatcacgtaacccatatcaggaaTGGTCATCCACTTCTCATTACCTTGGTTTTCCAACTCAGTTACAAGTAAAGACTCTGTCACTTCTTGCAAACGTTCCTTGAATAATGCAGCATATAAATCAGGTTTGGACTTAATCTCTGTATACAACTGCCGACGTATAATGCTCCAGTATTCTTCACCATAACCAAGTAAAGCAGCAATAGCACGATATCCACAGTTTCCATCtgctttaacattaactatgtcttcaatatatggatgaattaaagaaggaaactcgtggaaatattttttaacctggtgggagacttgtttggatgcttgatgggagacttgtttggatacctgctgggagacttgagtatcaacatgctcaaagtatgatgggtcgcgatatacgtcatatcccttcggcttattgccttttttcttaacaccaccttttgttttgattttatccactggtgcacacattgatgttgtctccggatatgctatttcacgcaacttgctctttaaagcccttcttccagcaatattaagtgttttccattttttccaaattatatccatctccgatgtaatgtccaactctgaatcatttgtcaactggtcattctcttgatcactattcaaggttaatttcctccaatgtatatgaacagcatctaatgggattggaacacctttcatcttgtatcctgctaactcacatgcacaaggtaatccatgagtctttctaagtatacaacaacacacatctttgtcgttaccgacataactgactctcttgtattcttcaacaatatcacctaaggctttcttggataccacccaagtcaatttctcaaagaatggattgttgtgtatatgctctttgcgacctttacttatctcaaatgaacctttgatcttaataatttgaaacttcaacatgtcattcataccattccatgccttacaaaaatctcctttactgtgttccaaaaatctcttcaatgaccaatgagcagactcaaccctaatatttaaacaaaaaaaatacaaaatgtgaagtaatgatcatatatcatgcataaatcatatatcatatatcatacaaaatgtgaaattttaatgacatacctattagtcgtagtatttcctagatgcaatactcgattggtccatgcttcaacaaatctttccttatgaggattcaaccatgtgtctctgacgtagtcaaagaaaataatattatcgacacatgcttgctcaaatacttgcaaaagttcctcgtactccttctcttcagaacaataaacaattttcctccacaactcaagaatgggttcttgcatgtctttctttaatatatactgtttgcatttggctccaacatttttgttaatatgaagttgacaaagtaaatttgttgaagatggaaatacaactttaattgcattcattaaagccagttctctgtcagtcacaatcacctgaggaaatggcgtgtttgaaaaaaacaactcttttaacttctccaatgcccaccaaaagttgtcttgacgttcagaatccatataagcaaatgcaacattaaatgtcaaccaagttgaagttacaccaacaatttcaaacaacggtaacctatacttgttggttttgtaggtgctatccatgatcaatacaagagggaacatgttaagcaaagttatggaatctgtgtgcgtccaaaacatatccctcacaacgttggagtcctcatgagtcctactccaacaagtatatttctcagcttcaagtaacttcaacaaatgttgcatatcagttctaggtcccatcaaattcttcctgtatgtacttcgtcgcttgtaaatttgatagatactagtcacattctccgtatctcgatctctcaaagatgacaagatatgtctcggtgcaacgtgatactttgtcaactcgtcaacatgtttcttatcttcttctgttaagcgtcccataaatgcattattctcaaaagtagctactaactcatggttgtgaagtccacagattaaactaataatccatccttcatcatttttcagtggtctcgctttaagtttaaacggacatccacactttttagttgaagtacctgtgtcatttttatttgacttatattgtccacctctatcacaaccaagaattacttttgactttcttcctctctttccagtctctacgtctgatcgagtaatgataactgctactcgattttgtcgacctatctctcttgcccatgatatgacagcttctcgtgactcaaaaatttgatcagttgtaaatgcttcagttaaatctataaatactggTCATGTGTTTTCCATCCCTAgttcaaaaaaacaattcaaataaaataacaaacaaattaaaagcatattcaaaaaaaaaaaaaaattaagtaccggatttttgaaatttccgggttaactaccggaaatttcaaaaaaccaaatttccggtgaacaaaaaatgactaccggatttttcaaattttttgaaatttccggtagcttccggaaatttcaaaaatccggtattcaaattacaactaccggaaatttcattttccaaatttccggtaacaattataactaccggaaatttcaacaAGGTCagattttagagtaattttttttaactgctcgtaaatgaattttttaaggataaaattggatttttaacaaattggaggagtataagtttaaatggggggtacAATATCCAATTCTCTAACCAAAATACAATCCACACACTATAAGACCTCACTCTGAGCCTACAAAAGCCCATTTCCAACATCGCCTAGACAATTTATTGAGTTCTATAGGTGTGGCTCTATCTCCATCATTTATTGGATTAATTATTCTTGTTAGGCTTTATCAGAACACCAAATGGATAATGACAAGAATAACAAGCTTAATAGAGTTTTTTTAATGACTATGTTTCTAAAAAAAGCTATAGCTCTATTTGGAAGTACAAGGTTAGTTAATTTGATATTGTACAAATTTAAGGATGATTTGGATGAAGAACTGTGAAGTTGTAAAGAGGTTACAGATTCGACtttcaacaaaatttaatggcaaagttataaattaatattaaggGGATTATTgtagttttaaatatatcaaaattaaatatatcattaaatttCTCTTTTGTAAgtaattttatagataaaattgagtaataaaaaatacatttgaaaACTATACTAACGAATTAAAGACACTTTCGAAGATTTAAATGacttacaaaatatatatatttaactacatttttattatataaaaattatttaataatttactaTGTATAACTCAAATGAACCTATAAATGAACCTTTGCAAAATTCTAATAATATTAAGGAGTCATAAGGTGGTGTAGTAATTTGAGGGAGTTGAAGTGACAAGAAGATTGTAAATTTAACTCATCAtcttaataaaattaacaatttatcactatttcaaaaaaatagattagaggttaaaatataatatttcggGCCAAGACAATTAGTTAAATGTTTTCACTGAGAAATACTAATCATATATACagattttagaaaatattttttattttaattacttaatcatgtttttttacaaaactaATTTAGTTACTTAATGttgcttcatttttatttggcttaatagaattttattaattcataatatatacttttaataacaattatatcatttttgtGCTTTGTCTTCTGTATATACTTTtgtatcataaaattaattcatcaAGAAAAGAGTTAGTTCATAATACAACAACTTGCATCAATTGTATTAGACTCGTATAGAaagaacacaaaaaaaaaataagtgtaATGAAGTTTTAAGCTCTACACTTtacctattttattttatatatgatgACAAGTACGTTACATCTTAGAGGTGGGATGAGATTTCGTGGGATCTTATCCAATTGAcgtgtgaattttattttatttttggactTATTTTGACGTGTGAATGTTGTAACTTGTAAAAGGGTTTGTCAATAATGAAATGGGCCCAAATGTTTCTACTTTCTGCCACtttccttgtttttttttttttttaagttgagGACACCAAATCAAGTTTTTCACCaccacaaaaaattataatattatatcttTCATCAAAAATCTTTAAGATAATAGTAATGTGAAttaacacttttatatatttaatatttaatttacttttgtATATGTATGACTTGACCATTACACTAGAAACTAACATATCTTACATCCTTCCCAATTTTGTGGATCTGAGTTGCATTTGCATGTTGGCTTGGCTGGCTGGCTCTCATCTTAGGCTCACTTATTtcactatattatttttatataatttcttaattcatcgatgtgattttttaactctcttgttTTCAATGTAAAGGcagtaaataaaatttgttaaaaaattgttttaatcaaaatttaaattcgaatttttttgaataagtttttaaaattcgTTAATCATTTGAATTCAATcacttaatatttaatttatttaattgattagcTCTTATTAGTTTATTAGTTTCTTAATTTGGTGCTCAACTTTTATAGAATATTAAGTTAATCTCCTGTTTTGTAAAAGTTTGTCAAGttttgtgtttgtatttgttAATTGTGGGAACTTCATTGATACTAAATATGTAATTTCATAGATCAAATATGTAATTTCATAGACCAAATATATATCTTTATATAGCAACTTAATActatatatgtaattttttaaacaatttgatATTACAAAATTTTCTGTTAATTGAGGgagttttataaaaatgaatgacCAAATTGATACACTTAAGAATCAAATGGTATTTTTACTCAATTTTTATTACCTATCTAgtatctaaaaatattttaacatcaaatttatcaatGGCGATCCTTATTGCAATTTTCAAGCTCagtgtatttttaaattttactctTAAATCACATCATGCAAGATGAGTTAGGATTGTCTCCATTTACTCTACATTCTCATTCAATCTCTCCTCtttaatactaaaataaaattttgaaatgttttgaagtgtataaaaaatatttagatccaccaaaatttaaattattatatttttattttcaaaactatGGTAACAAAGAGTATGAGAAATGAAGAAGATCTCAACTCTTATATAATATGTGTATTAGTAAATAATATGTGTATTGTAtgatacttttaaaatataattaaaatacaaaactttagagataaaatactttaaatgataaaaataaatctatatgaatataaattgagttaaataatcataaaatgttttaattataattattgagAAAAATCAGTAAAGTCTAACTTAACTGATAATTATCgatattgttaagttgaatATCACATCGCAAGTTTAAACTCATAATCTTGCTATCgtatgtatgtttttttttatcatttcttcTATAAATCTAAAAGAAAtcgagaaaaaaattattagtaaattttaagaaataatataaaaaaaagcaCATCATTATCACCATTTTCCGGTGTTTATATTATAAGTATTCACTACGATTATAAAAACTTCAAGGCccgtaaaaaaaataaaaacatgaagGCCCAAATGTATATAGTCACTTTtcgtctattttttttttcataagagTTAAAAATTTGAACACATGCTGATcctacttattattttttttttttgaagaacgTGTTGATATCAaccaataaaatttattaatttcaaatctAGTCATGAAATATGTGAGGCATTGTAAAAATAGTAATTGAATTTATTGAAATTAGAAAAACCTAACTAAACcaagtttaatattttggtaTTGTAATGTGTTTATCTTTCCTCTCTTGTTTAGTGGAATAAAAAGTGAGAACAAAGAACTATGGAGCTCGAGTATTGAAAAAATGCTAGCTTTTTACTACTTAGTGATCTTATTTCGAATTTATTAACGAGTAAGATATTCATATTTAGTGTTTAAAGCGTTTTAGTGGAgagaacttaaaaaaaataaaactgatatgtgaaaaaatatttattttagatatgATGAAATTATTcttgaaataataaattaataaataaataaattttaatttcatttcatttcattttcatttcatttccaagaagaaaaaaagtcatAAAGAATAGTAAAATGCTAATTTCGAGTACTCGGGATGCAAAAGACATAATTAGGAGGCCTAAATTAGGAGTTCTCCAAAttctccaaaaaaaaatattgatgttgaGATTATGTGATTTACTGATTTCATGAACAACTTATTTGAAATCAttgatttattgatttaatATAAGAATTcattatgatttaatttattgttaGAGTTTTAGATATTAAGAActtaaatttatgatttataatGGTACTATCGTTTGTCGGTAAGAATACGATCACTTGTATAATTGTGTCAAAGACTGAAAAataatcaagtaataaaaatGTACTAAAGAGAATTAAcactgaaaaaatatttttaaaagaattatttcaATATTAGCTGAATTTCGTAATACAAAACTAATATTCACTtgcattttattaatatttttttcgttATAAAAACCAAATAAACAAAGTAGGTTTCTTGGAAGATTGTGTTGTATTTTATAGTCTAAATGCGATTCTACTTTTATGGGTTGACGAAATCGATCATATAAACATAATCCCATTTACCTAGAGACATActtgtgttatattatttttacgattatggatgaatgtttattatttgttttatgagTGTTAgatatttgaaaaaacaaatattgGTATGGATGAGTATAGAAtggttttctcaaaaataaaattgtgatcTAATGTATGATTTTGGAGAAACTTTTGCCTATAGAAAagtatagaagaaaaaatatttatattaaaaaaaaattgaataatgaataattattaattgtgacaagtttataaaaaccaaattatataagtttataatataatgtgatttATGTGGTTTATTATATACTAATCGGATTATGATGAATTCTGACTGaacacataaatattaataaatatgttaataaatatatatattgcgGTGTATATGATAGTAGTTTTGAGTTCTATAATCGGTACATTTTATAagtataattgtttttataaatagaattgTAGTTTATCATTATCGAAATATATATTCGAGTATAACATGTGAAGGTGTTATGTTGtagatattttcttgttgtatgACTAGTTGCATGCATATTATGTATCTATagggactaaaatttattttactataattattaaaattatatattttttttattatgctcaatttttaaaattaaaacataacctCTAAATATTTAAGACGGCGAGTGtcacatttaaataaatgatgctgaaaaataaatgttattttgagtttttaatataatattaaaaaaaaattgaattgtgtATATTCCTCTCAAACTATTATATTCTACTTTACAtttataatatcataaaatacattaatatttaatttaataaaaatgatttgataaaattatttatctttattctatgtatgatttttttaatctatataaaataGGGAATGAAAGAGTtcccattttaaaaatatgataatagcaatagaattcattaaaaaaaaaaaaaagatgatacAGAAACTAGTCATACAGATAATTACAAAAATCTAATTTCAGCTACAACTAATATAAGTATCTAGCGAATATATAGAAGAAGAGATAAATATATAGCAATTGAGAATATCAATTTTACGGCTGCAAATAAAGAAAGCTATATTAGCCGGAGCTAAGTTTACAAGCTGTCTTAATTAGCCGTCAAATactatttaattcaattaaccTTATCAACTCTTCATCCTAATCTAATCTCTTTATAAATACCCTCACACTCTCGCCAAACACAacccaaaataaaattaaaaacaaaaaaaaaaacaaaaaaaaaaaacaaattttgtttCTATTCATTGCCTTGTTTTGTTCTTTCTCCTCTCTGTCGTTTCGTCCCTTTTATAATTAATCTTTGTGTTTGAATTGTGACTTATTATGGGGTTTCTTGACAAGCTTTGGGACGAAACGTTGGCGGGTCCCACACCGGAAACGGGTTTGGGTAAGCTTCGGAAGTATAATTCATTCTCCGCCGTCCGATCAGCGCCGGTTAAGGAGGATGTTCAGATTAGTCGTAGCATCACAATTATTCGGGCACACTCTAATTACGGTAGAGCCACTGCATCGGAACCCACTTCTCCTTGTTCTTCTGCGCCTATCACACCTCGCACGCCTTTAACACGTAATTATATCCCCTCTACTTTGTTgtgtgtttttttgtttttttattctcAGCTATGTTGAATGTTTTTGTTTGTACTAGGTTTGCAAGATAGGGAAAATGACAAGCAAAGGAAATATATAAAAcccttttttatatatagatagaaTGGGAATAGATTGCACATATGACCATCCATTCGCAACTATGCGAtttctttttatgaaaaaaGGTTTAGAAGAACTGCATGGTGAACTCatcaaaattatatcaaaacttaagactaacaataaataaatactatcCGATATAACCCTTGCATTCTCTCAATACATGTATTTTATGTATTacctttttataaaaagagaGGGGTAGGGTTCTTATTTCGTaacactatttatttataaatattttacttttatctttaaatCATGGAAAATAACTCAAAACccttgatattttttatttgtcaaaaatACTCAAAACTCTTTATATTTCTTATACCATGGACCGTGAAAACAGGccccaaatttatttatattcttttttttaagaaattgttATGTTCTTAGATCAAGTATTAAATAGTAGTATTAATTTGACTGAGGAAAAATAGAGAGAATTAAGGAAATTAGTTCAAAAATTGTCATATATGT contains:
- the LOC101508408 gene encoding dormancy-associated protein homolog 4 isoform X1; the protein is MGFLDKLWDETLAGPTPETGLGKLRKYNSFSAVRSAPVKEDVQISRSITIIRAHSNYGRATASEPTSPCSSAPITPRTPLTPDTPGGDFKKFTRRKASVDPVASVEHRSPTIYDWVIMSALDRC
- the LOC101508408 gene encoding dormancy-associated protein homolog 4 isoform X2; its protein translation is MGFLDKLWDETLAGPTPETGLGKLRKYNSFSAVRSAPVKEDVQISRSITIIRAHSNYGRATASEPTSPCSSAPITPRTPLTPDTPGGDFKKFTRRKASVDPVASVEHRR